ATGGTATGATCGGTACAGCAGTATGACAGCCCACGAAGTGATCAGCTATGGCCTGGACGCGCATGCAGATTTCAAAGCGGAAAATATCCAATACTTCAATGATTCAACATCGTTCACCTTGCTTTCACCTGAAGGAAGCTATCCCGTTGAAATGAAGCTGCTTGGAAAATTCAACGTATACAATGTCCTGACAGCGATGGCCTGCTTGTATGCGAAAGGAATGAAGGTGTCCCGCCTCGTGGAGATTGTGAAGGAACTGCCTCCTGTAAACGGACGTATGGAAAAGGTTGATCTGGACGCGCCCCTTTCGGTTTATATCGATTATGCACATACACCTGATGCAATCGAAAATGCGATCCAATCCGTCCTTCCGTTCAAAGAGAATAAAATCATCTTCCTGGTCGGTACAGGCGGAAACCGGGACAAAACAAAACGCCCGACGATGGCTGAAAAAGCGTCTCTTGCAGATTATGTCATCCTCACGACCGACGATCCGAGATATGAAGAATATGACAGCATCCTGAAAGACCTTGAAAAAGGGATGCAGCATGATCAATATGCGTTGATCGGTGACCGTGAGGAAGCGGTCAAGCACGCTGTCGAGGTAAGTGAACCGGGGGATATCATTATCTTTGCAGGAAAAGGACATGAAGATTATCAAATCATCGAAAACACAAAATACCCTCACAGCGATAAAGAAATCTGTATTGAAGAAAGTAAGTTAAAGTACCGAAAATGATTGGTACCATATAAGTAAAAAAGCCATCACCCTGAACCATTTGAAAAGGTGATGGCTTTTTTACTATTAGATTTGGATAAAAAAAAGAGAAGGATTAAACCTCCTCTTTTTTGATCGAGCTTAGATGAACATACCTGCAATAGCGGCACTCAGTAAAGATGCAAGCGCTCCCGCAATTACTGCTCTCAAGCCCAGGCGTGCGATATCACTTCTGCGGTCTGGAGCAAGATTACCCAGTCCTCCAAGTAAAATACCTAAAGAAGAAAGGTTCGCAAACCCACATAGTGCAAATGAAATGATCGCTGTTGCTTTTTCAGACATGTTGCCGATCTCAGGGGCAAATGCAGAATATGCAACGAATTCATTGATAACAAGCTTTTGTCCGATGAAGTTACCAGCTGTGATGGCTTCGCTCCAAGGAACACCGATGGCGAAAGCAAGTGGTGCAAATGCATAGCCAAGCAGAAGTTCAAGAGACAGTCCGTCGAATCCGAATACTCCGCCGACAAGACCAAGCAGTCCATTGATCATCGCAACAAGGGCGATGAAGGCAAGTAGCATGGCACCGATGTTCAATGCCAATTGTAAACCGACGCTGGCACCGTTGGCAGCTGCGTCAATCACGTTTGCAGATTCCGAATCCGCTTCCATTTCAAACGCTTCTGGTTCTGGAGAATCATCTGTTTCAGGTACGAATAACTTTGCCATGACAAGACCGGCAGGAGCAGCCATGAAACTTGCTGCCAATAAGTATTCCAGTGGAACACCTAAAAGTGAATATCCAACAAGGAC
The nucleotide sequence above comes from Bacillus sp. KH172YL63. Encoded proteins:
- a CDS encoding NupC/NupG family nucleoside CNT transporter, whose translation is MQYLWGIIGIIVVMGIAFAFSKNKKRVNFRTVLGGLAIQIFFAFLVLKTSWGQSALKGLTEVINAVINYSNEGISFLFGGLYTAESNIAFIFAFNVLPVVIFFSALISVLYYLKIMQFFIKILGGGLSKLLGTRKAESMSAAANIFVGQTEAPLVVRPYLSKMTESELFAVMTGGLASVAGSVLVGYSLLGVPLEYLLAASFMAAPAGLVMAKLFVPETDDSPEPEAFEMEADSESANVIDAAANGASVGLQLALNIGAMLLAFIALVAMINGLLGLVGGVFGFDGLSLELLLGYAFAPLAFAIGVPWSEAITAGNFIGQKLVINEFVAYSAFAPEIGNMSEKATAIISFALCGFANLSSLGILLGGLGNLAPDRRSDIARLGLRAVIAGALASLLSAAIAGMFI
- a CDS encoding UDP-N-acetylmuramoyl-L-alanyl-D-glutamate--2,6-diaminopimelate ligase, with product MNTYNLLESLKLKTIYGDLPSEITGIHVDSRKVENGHMFVCTKGYTVDGHDFAAAAVEKGARLIVAEKQLDIDLSKAALVVVKDSFKALAQLSNKFYQYPSQKLTVFGVTGTNGKTTVSNLIHAILKSDNQRSALSGTIGFNLDGELLPSENTTCDNLTNQQMLQSALDRGIDHFTLEVSSHGLALGRLWGIDFDVVAFTNLSHDHLDYHGTMEHYGYAKGLLFSQLGQDLQNPKFAVLNADDEWYDRYSSMTAHEVISYGLDAHADFKAENIQYFNDSTSFTLLSPEGSYPVEMKLLGKFNVYNVLTAMACLYAKGMKVSRLVEIVKELPPVNGRMEKVDLDAPLSVYIDYAHTPDAIENAIQSVLPFKENKIIFLVGTGGNRDKTKRPTMAEKASLADYVILTTDDPRYEEYDSILKDLEKGMQHDQYALIGDREEAVKHAVEVSEPGDIIIFAGKGHEDYQIIENTKYPHSDKEICIEESKLKYRK